One Bacillota bacterium DNA segment encodes these proteins:
- a CDS encoding type II toxin-antitoxin system RelE/ParE family toxin, translated as MSGKSWAYEVILSPRAVKQLKTLDGKTQERIKKALRGLERIPPRGDVKKLKGLEGKFRLRVGDWRVIFYFDPPMRKMFVLEILPRRDAY; from the coding sequence ATGTCTGGAAAGAGCTGGGCATATGAGGTAATTTTATCGCCCCGGGCCGTTAAACAATTGAAGACATTAGACGGGAAAACGCAGGAAAGGATTAAGAAAGCCCTGCGTGGGCTGGAAAGGATTCCGCCCCGGGGAGACGTTAAAAAGCTGAAGGGTTTGGAGGGTAAGTTCAGGTTGCGCGTGGGTGATTGGCGGGTTATTTTCTATTTTGATCCGCCAATGAGAAAAATGTTTGTACTGGAAATCCTACCCAGAAGGGACGCTTACTAA